One window from the genome of Gambusia affinis linkage group LG14, SWU_Gaff_1.0, whole genome shotgun sequence encodes:
- the dpm3 gene encoding dolichol-phosphate mannosyltransferase subunit 3 codes for MTKLLQWLLGVSLLGAVWALVAFDLLELSLPRTYREVAWPMPLYLLVSFGCYSLATVGYRVATFNDCNEAARELQEQIKEAKEDLRKKGLKM; via the coding sequence ATGACTAAACTCCTGCAGTGGCTGCTCGGGGTCTCGTTACTGGGCGCTGTGTGGGCTCTGGTCGCTTTCGACCTGCTGGAACTGAGCCTTCCTCGGACCTACAGGGAGGTGGCCTGGCCCATGCCGCTCTACCTGCTGGTTTCGTTCGGCTGCTACTCCCTGGCTACGGTGGGCTATCGGGTGGCCACCTTTAACGACTGCAACGAGGCGGCCAGGGAACTGCAGGAGCAGATCAAGGAAGCCAAAGAGGACCTAAGGAAAAAGGGGTTAAAGATGTAG